From Penaeus monodon isolate SGIC_2016 chromosome 6, NSTDA_Pmon_1, whole genome shotgun sequence, the proteins below share one genomic window:
- the LOC119574226 gene encoding dolichol-phosphate mannosyltransferase subunit 1-like yields the protein MGGGDKYSVLLPTYNERENLPIITWLLCKYFKESNINYEIIVIDDGSPDGTLEVAKKLQEIYGEDRIVLRPRAKKLGLGTAYIHGIKHATGNYVIIMDADLSHHPKFIPEFIKKQKEGNYDVVSGTRYVGDGGVYGWDLKRKIISRGANYVTQVLLRPGASDLTGSFRLYRKDVLQKLVESCVSKGYVFQMEMIIRARQFGYTVGEVPISFVDRVYGERSWRIRNYCFVKGLLYLFFATT from the exons ATGGGCGGCGGTGACAAGTATTCGGTCTTGCTTCCCacttataatgagagagagaacttGCCCATCATTACGTGGCTTCTGTGCAAGTATTTCAAGGAGAG cAACATTAACTACGAGATTATTGTGATTGATGATGGGTCCCCAGATGGCACATTAGAAGTTGCAAAGAAGTTGCAGGAGATATATGGAGAAGACAGAATT GTTCTGCGGCCAAGAGCGAAGAAGCTAGGTCTTGGAACAGCATATATCCATGGCATAAAACATGCTACAGGAAACTATGTCATCATCATGGATGCTGATTTATCACACCAt CCCAAGTTCATCCCTGAGTTCAtcaagaagcagaaggagggcAACTATGACGTTGTGTCAGGCACGCGGtatgtgggggatgggggtgtgtaTGGATGGGACCTGAAGCGCAAGATTATCAGCCGTGGAGCCAACTACGTTACACAGGTCCTCCTCAGACCTGGGGCATCAGACCTAACTGGATCTTTCAG GCTTTATCGCAAGGATGTGCTGCAGAAGCTGGTGGAGTCTTGTGTGAGCAAGGGCTATGTCTTCCAAATGGAGATGATTATTCGGGCACGGCAATTTGGTTACACTGTTGGAGAG GTTCCTATCAGCTTTGTTGACCGCGTGTATGGCGAGAGAAGCTGGAGGATCAGAAATTATTGTTTTGTCAAAGGACTCCTCTACCTTTTTTTTGCCACAACTTAA